The following coding sequences lie in one Glycine max cultivar Williams 82 chromosome 19, Glycine_max_v4.0, whole genome shotgun sequence genomic window:
- the LOC100778488 gene encoding probable 2-oxoglutarate/Fe(II)-dependent dioxygenase-like, producing MSPAMALNEQKGKDDIPESQYQKGVKHLCEKGHLNAVPKKYILPVSERPTKSSVEDSNVVKQNLQLPIIDFSELLGPNRPQVLRSLANACQQYGFFQLVNHCISEDVVRSMIDVSGRFFDLPLEERAKYMTTDMRAPVRCGTSFSQTKDTVLCWRDFLKLLCHPLPDLLLHWPASPVDFRKVVATYAEETKHLFLVVMEAILESLGIVEANQEEDDNILKEFENGSQMMVANFYPPCPQPDLTLGMPPHSDYGFLTLLLQDEVEGLQIQHQDKWVTVQPIPNAFVVNVGDHLEIYSNGKYKSVLHRVVANEIKSRVSVASLHSLPFNCTVRPSPKLVDEANPKRYMDTDFGTFLAYVSSTEPNKKDFLESRKVLH from the exons ATGTCTCCTGCAATGGCACTAAATGAGCAAAAGGGCAAGGATGATATCCCAGAAAGTCAATATCAGAAAGGAGTGAAACACTTGTGTGAGAAAGGTCATCTTAATGCGGTGCCTAAGAAGTACATACTTCCTGTTTCCGAAAGACCCACCAAGAGTAGTGTGGAGGATTCAAATGTTGTGAAGCAAAATCTTCAATTACCCATCATTGATTTTTCCGAATTGCTTGGTCCAAATAGGCCCCAAGTCCTTCGATCCCTAGCCAATGCTTGTCAACAGTATGGATTTTTCCAG TTGGTAAATCATTGCATCTCGGAGGATGTTGTGAGGAGCATGATAGATGTGAGTGGGAGGTTCTTCGATCTCCCTTTGGAGGAGAGAGCTAAGTACATGACAACTGATATGCGAGCACCGGTTCGATGTGGGACCAGCTTCAGCCAAACCAAAGACACTGTGTTGTGTTGGAGGGATTTCTTGAAACTCCTGTGCCATCCCTTACCAGATTTACTCCTCCATTGGCCTGCTTCACCAGTGGACTTTCG GAAAGTGGTGGCCACCTACGCAGAAGAAACCAAACATTTGTTCCTGGTGGTAATGGAAGCCATCCTAGAGAGCTTAGGAATTGTGGAAGCCAACCAAGAAGAGGATGACAATATTCTCAAAGAGTTTGAAAATGGGAGCCAAATGATGGTGGCCAATTTCTACCCACCATGCCCTCAACCAGACCTTACCCTTGGGATGCCCCCTCACTCCGACTATGGCTTCCTCACACTTCTCCTACAAGACGAGGTAGAAGGCTTGCAAATCCAACACCAAGACAAATGGGTCACCGTTCAACCCATTCCCAATGCCTTCGTTGTCAATGTTGGTGATCACTTAGAG ATATATAGCAACGGAAAATACAAGAGCGTATTGCATAGAGTTGTGGCGAATGAAATTAAGAGTAGGGTGTCGGTGGCTTCGCTGCACAGCCTTCCCTTCAACTGCACGGTGAGACCGTCGCCAAAACTCGTTGACGAAGCGAATCCGAAGCGTTACATGGACACTGATTTTGGGACCTTTCTTGCCTACGTATCCTCCACAGAGCCTAACAAAAAGGATTTCCTCGAGTCTAGAAAAGTGTTACACTGA